The Candidatus Kryptonium sp. genome contains a region encoding:
- a CDS encoding tetratricopeptide repeat protein yields MFKRFVIFFATSLTFAFAQVSLQEMRDFKFAYSLFEDGMYQLAFSEFQKFIKNYPESKFVEEARFFSAESMFKLGEYDSALKIYFSLLSDIPNTRFKDKANYRIAEIYFRRKNYAPAIENFKKAIETSSDKLLISQSAYYLGEIYFEQNDFRNALRYYTLSYEVDTTGEVAPYAIFSVGFILQRQEKFQEAIEKYETLIEKFGEKSGKYDKILNDARLNLVECYYKLRNYRKAIKSALELAKKSEDERIIFLLGESYYALGLYDSARFYYESYLKKFPSGEFKRHAVYSIGWVYYKQGKHREAIQIFDSLSRGNDAIANLSLFYLGEVKKASGDTSEAISVFKNFIQRDKDYSPLNARANYELGLIYFSQGKYDSAIVYLEKIRLDDTSDVKMKAFELLAQSYIRRGNYSKGASVLRMVRNEFKLSPESESINIYSEGVALMQAGEFREAIGVFEEFLSKFPNDINAEWAILYLGEIYYKLGDYKNARKYYNEILKRFPRSANAEQALYSIAWSYFKEGNYSESAKQFEKFLNTYSTGKRALDARLRLGDCYFMMKNYKQAESVYLSFVRLFGNQEGADYAYFQLSQVYLRQRQLMRSLEMLNLLLNRFPNSTLAPSAKYQIGWIYFQDKNYTPAINSFREVVDKYPNSDLAPRALYGIGDAYYNMGKYDLAIKAYLEVIEKYPESKYAGDAISGIQYSLSAQGKNPNLVDELISKSKNPDFLEIASLKKAEFQISQGNYAEGINLYKKFIANYPQSKFLPKAYYEIGRTYEIMGRNFEAVEVYKNLIAMYPLSEFSQNALVRLGWIKFNSGEFAEAIEHLGKVETKAKFYDEVVYLMGLNYLSLGDTSSAMRKFNDVINQFPNSDFSDRARVKIGEILLSYDKSNEAIEILKPVVLNRATDEVSAQAQYLYAESFFKLGNFDEALLQFLRVRYLYGEYVKFLPMTYYRIAQCYEIKGDYGKATQFLNDILKMNINAEMKTRVLEKLEQLKTKITG; encoded by the coding sequence AAAATTTATTTCTCCCTCTTATCCGATATCCCCAACACGAGGTTTAAAGACAAAGCAAATTATAGAATTGCAGAGATATATTTTAGAAGAAAAAACTACGCTCCAGCAATTGAAAATTTCAAAAAAGCAATAGAAACATCGTCTGATAAGCTGCTAATTTCTCAATCAGCATATTATCTTGGCGAAATATATTTTGAACAAAACGACTTTAGGAATGCGTTAAGATATTACACTCTCTCATACGAAGTTGACACGACGGGCGAGGTCGCACCATATGCAATTTTCTCGGTTGGATTTATTCTTCAAAGACAAGAAAAGTTTCAAGAAGCAATTGAAAAATATGAAACCTTGATTGAAAAGTTTGGTGAAAAAAGCGGGAAATACGATAAAATTCTTAACGATGCGAGATTGAACCTTGTTGAATGTTATTATAAATTGAGAAATTACAGAAAAGCAATTAAAAGCGCTCTTGAGCTTGCAAAGAAAAGCGAAGACGAGAGAATTATTTTTCTTCTTGGTGAAAGTTATTATGCACTTGGCTTATACGATTCCGCAAGGTTTTACTATGAAAGCTATTTAAAGAAATTCCCCTCTGGCGAGTTTAAGCGACACGCTGTTTACTCAATCGGATGGGTTTACTACAAACAAGGAAAACATAGAGAAGCAATTCAAATTTTTGATTCGCTTTCAAGAGGAAACGATGCGATAGCAAATCTTTCCCTTTTTTATCTTGGGGAAGTTAAAAAAGCCTCGGGCGATACTTCTGAAGCAATCTCGGTGTTTAAAAACTTCATTCAAAGAGACAAAGATTATTCTCCATTGAACGCTCGGGCAAATTATGAACTTGGATTAATTTATTTTTCTCAAGGGAAGTATGATAGCGCAATTGTTTATCTTGAAAAAATTCGCCTTGATGATACGAGTGATGTTAAGATGAAAGCGTTTGAGCTTCTGGCTCAATCTTACATAAGGCGAGGGAATTATTCAAAGGGAGCGTCTGTTTTGCGGATGGTAAGAAATGAATTTAAACTTTCCCCTGAAAGTGAATCTATAAACATTTATAGCGAGGGCGTCGCGTTGATGCAGGCAGGAGAGTTTAGAGAGGCGATCGGAGTTTTTGAGGAATTCTTGTCAAAATTTCCAAACGATATAAACGCAGAGTGGGCGATTTTATATCTCGGTGAGATATATTACAAACTTGGTGATTATAAAAATGCGAGAAAATACTACAATGAAATTTTAAAACGCTTTCCAAGAAGTGCCAACGCTGAGCAGGCGCTTTATTCAATTGCGTGGTCATATTTTAAAGAGGGGAATTATTCAGAATCCGCGAAACAATTTGAGAAATTTTTAAATACATATTCAACTGGAAAAAGAGCTTTGGACGCACGACTTCGGCTTGGGGACTGTTATTTCATGATGAAAAACTACAAACAAGCGGAGTCAGTTTATCTTTCTTTCGTTCGCCTATTCGGGAATCAAGAGGGAGCAGATTATGCCTATTTTCAACTTTCGCAAGTTTATCTTCGTCAGCGTCAGTTGATGCGTTCGCTTGAAATGTTAAATCTACTGCTTAATAGATTCCCAAATTCAACGCTTGCGCCGTCTGCAAAATATCAGATCGGATGGATTTATTTTCAGGATAAAAATTATACTCCAGCGATAAATTCATTTCGTGAGGTTGTTGATAAATATCCAAATAGCGATCTTGCGCCTCGGGCTCTTTATGGAATTGGCGATGCTTACTACAACATGGGAAAATATGACCTCGCAATAAAAGCATATCTTGAGGTAATTGAGAAATATCCTGAATCAAAATATGCTGGCGATGCCATCTCAGGGATCCAGTATTCTCTTTCGGCTCAAGGTAAAAATCCAAATCTTGTTGATGAGTTAATTTCAAAGAGTAAAAATCCCGATTTTCTTGAGATTGCTTCATTGAAGAAGGCTGAGTTTCAGATCTCGCAAGGAAATTACGCTGAAGGTATAAACCTTTACAAAAAATTCATAGCAAATTATCCACAAAGTAAATTTTTGCCAAAGGCTTATTACGAGATCGGCAGGACTTATGAGATAATGGGCAGAAATTTTGAGGCGGTTGAGGTTTACAAAAATCTCATTGCGATGTATCCGTTGAGTGAATTTTCTCAAAATGCGCTTGTTCGTCTCGGTTGGATAAAATTTAACTCTGGGGAATTTGCAGAAGCAATTGAACATCTTGGAAAAGTTGAAACTAAAGCAAAATTTTATGATGAGGTTGTTTATTTAATGGGATTAAATTATCTCTCTCTTGGTGATACCTCAAGCGCTATGAGAAAATTCAATGATGTGATAAATCAATTTCCAAATTCTGACTTTTCCGACAGAGCAAGGGTTAAAATTGGTGAGATTTTGTTAAGTTATGATAAATCTAATGAAGCAATTGAAATTTTGAAGCCGGTTGTTTTAAATAGAGCGACCGATGAGGTTTCAGCACAAGCACAATATCTTTATGCTGAATCGTTTTTTAAACTCGGGAACTTTGATGAAGCATTGCTTCAATTCTTAAGGGTAAGATATCTTTACGGAGAATATGTTAAGTTTTTACCGATGACATATTATCGCATCGCGCAATGTTATGAAATCAAAGGGGACTATGGGAAAGCAACACAATTTTTAAACGATATCTTGAAAATGAACATAAACGCTGAAATGAAAACCAGGGTTCTTGAAAAACTTGAACAATTAAAAACAAAAATAACGGGATAA
- a CDS encoding c-type cytochrome yields the protein MRKTLLFYIALPFAIIVGLSVAVNLTIDGTKFNGQDAFAQGQRRFGRNLQVLTDVQSKEQLQKMMEGISDALGVKCNYCHDVNNYASDVKETKKKARTMLRMVMTINRDFINWEGATVVDCYTCHRGQTKPQVKGASK from the coding sequence ATGAGGAAAACATTGTTATTTTACATAGCATTACCATTCGCTATAATCGTCGGATTGAGCGTCGCGGTTAATTTAACAATTGATGGGACGAAATTTAACGGACAAGATGCATTCGCGCAGGGGCAGAGAAGATTCGGACGAAATCTCCAAGTTCTCACCGATGTCCAATCAAAAGAACAGTTGCAAAAGATGATGGAGGGAATTTCCGACGCGCTCGGCGTCAAATGCAATTATTGCCATGATGTTAACAATTATGCAAGCGATGTCAAAGAGACCAAGAAAAAAGCAAGAACTATGCTTAGGATGGTAATGACGATAAATCGTGACTTCATCAACTGGGAAGGGGCAACAGTTGTTGATTGTTATACATGTCATCGCGGTCAAACGAAGCCACAAGTTAAGGGAGCATCAAAATAA
- a CDS encoding TonB-dependent receptor, whose product MKRFVFIFFALISINLFAQETKPEERRFRIDTTALGRTKTEFVLPEFIITGRETIEVETGQKIDVDEVILPSVNLNFYKIKNDEKVSADVSTRTEGSRYVELFGRNPIARFKAGVGRYLTTYFDGMIQGNVFKNFYVNSNFYHRASQGFIENADFVKNQFSVGFGYYLPQIRDKIFNWLSSAKILGGVHYSTYSFGFYGSPVPSLHRNMNNLNLTLSLEAPHRRSFDYGLKLKYSIFTVLDTIENYESSKFGGREKRFDFSFNFRHDIDFLRVKFNADYTSSPEKFLKLGLFAGNLLEFFEVGRNYSLDFGVNLFSFQNYDMARKLRIYPNVLFKYLASRETQIYTFFAPEVLNLSISDYFGTNRFLTKNLKTFRPDGYLNLGFGVKYGIGDFGLDVGLNFRAFKNFPIYVEYRKGFYSVEFENVQFIELKGSGYLNYRRHEFIFNAVLNSSYNSRSKKPVPYYPNFSANLGYRYKFRFGLAINLEISLISSRVYNFEGDELKGFGLVNLGVEYEVFRNFRVFLNFDNLLSQRFYFWQSYLEPDMIFIGGIEYRF is encoded by the coding sequence ATGAAAAGATTTGTTTTCATATTTTTCGCTTTAATCTCAATAAACCTTTTTGCCCAGGAGACAAAGCCAGAGGAAAGAAGATTTAGGATTGATACGACCGCACTTGGCAGGACAAAAACAGAATTTGTGCTTCCAGAATTTATTATAACGGGACGGGAGACAATTGAAGTTGAAACCGGACAGAAAATTGATGTTGATGAGGTCATTTTACCTTCCGTAAATTTGAATTTCTACAAAATCAAAAACGATGAAAAAGTAAGTGCTGATGTTTCAACTCGGACAGAGGGAAGTAGATATGTGGAACTTTTTGGAAGAAATCCGATCGCACGGTTCAAGGCAGGTGTCGGAAGATATCTGACGACATATTTTGATGGAATGATTCAAGGTAATGTTTTCAAAAATTTCTATGTGAATTCAAATTTTTATCATCGCGCAAGCCAAGGATTTATTGAAAACGCTGATTTTGTGAAAAATCAATTTTCTGTCGGGTTTGGATACTACCTTCCACAAATCCGCGATAAAATTTTCAATTGGTTGAGTTCTGCTAAAATCTTGGGTGGAGTTCATTATTCAACATATAGCTTTGGATTTTATGGATCTCCCGTCCCGTCGCTTCATAGAAATATGAACAATCTAAACCTGACACTTTCACTTGAAGCACCGCATCGGAGATCTTTTGATTATGGTTTGAAACTTAAATACTCAATTTTCACCGTACTTGATACGATTGAGAACTACGAGAGTTCAAAGTTCGGAGGCAGAGAAAAAAGATTTGATTTTAGTTTTAACTTCAGACACGATATTGATTTTTTGAGAGTTAAATTTAATGCCGATTACACATCTTCACCTGAGAAATTTTTAAAACTTGGTTTATTTGCCGGAAATTTGCTTGAATTTTTTGAGGTGGGTAGAAATTATTCGCTTGATTTCGGGGTTAACTTGTTTTCGTTCCAGAATTATGATATGGCAAGAAAGTTAAGAATATATCCGAATGTTTTATTTAAATATCTTGCGAGCAGGGAAACACAAATTTATACCTTTTTCGCTCCAGAAGTTTTAAATTTGAGCATTTCTGATTATTTCGGGACGAATAGATTTTTAACGAAAAACTTGAAAACTTTTCGCCCTGATGGTTATTTAAATTTAGGTTTTGGCGTGAAATATGGAATAGGGGATTTTGGGCTTGATGTTGGTTTAAACTTTCGGGCGTTTAAAAATTTCCCAATTTATGTAGAATATAGGAAAGGTTTTTATTCGGTAGAGTTTGAAAACGTTCAGTTTATTGAGTTAAAGGGTTCAGGCTATTTAAATTACCGTCGCCATGAGTTTATTTTTAATGCCGTTTTGAATTCTTCTTACAACTCAAGAAGTAAAAAGCCGGTTCCATATTACCCAAACTTTTCGGCAAATCTCGGCTACAGGTATAAATTTAGATTTGGACTTGCAATTAATCTGGAAATTAGTTTAATTAGTAGTAGAGTATATAACTTTGAAGGAGATGAGTTGAAGGGATTTGGCTTGGTCAATCTGGGCGTGGAATATGAGGTTTTCAGGAATTTCAGGGTTTTTCTAAATTTTGATAACTTATTATCACAGAGATTCTACTTTTGGCAAAGCTATCTTGAGCCAGATATGATCTTCATTGGCGGGATTGAGTATAGATTTTAA
- a CDS encoding HU family DNA-binding protein: protein MNKTEFVKLLAKDLKWSMAKTEKVLDTFFNLVSEILIKEKKLNLFKFGVFTVKHRASRKGRNPKTGEELILPPKEYPHFKASRSVINSINSR from the coding sequence ATGAATAAAACAGAATTTGTAAAGTTATTGGCTAAGGATCTAAAGTGGAGCATGGCTAAAACCGAAAAGGTCTTGGATACCTTTTTTAATTTGGTTTCCGAGATTTTAATAAAAGAGAAGAAGCTAAATTTGTTTAAATTTGGGGTTTTCACAGTAAAGCACAGGGCAAGTAGAAAGGGTCGGAATCCGAAGACAGGCGAAGAGTTGATTTTGCCACCGAAAGAATATCCACATTTCAAAGCAAGCAGATCAGTCATCAATTCAATTAACAGCAGGTAA
- a CDS encoding SPOR domain-containing protein: MGKNEFLNLLSKRAGISYDEAKMFYDKFVQRFIKVLKTTQSLKISSFGEFKGKVKKSRKVIDPSTGFEKVIPSKTVVNFSPAKIFVEKVNIKYKNLKPVVVKARPVVVEESDSNEFNITFFELGGKREPVKLDAIPVEFEPVAKEVKVPEQRNGEDYLVLPDKLSEVEKFEEIEIDVPVFDFFEKKMESESGYEIAKEEVKINFGEVAMPEFNLSEEPRQPQEKKDAKKLFDDTQQREIPTMAFEYEETNQKRTGFWIFILVVFLIFLGGVVLLLNQYGYIHLWGEGKKVSKVEFPQTGDVVVTTPPEVKTKSEAETPLVEGGKKEPVIAPPRVEKPAASKLAPKTAKSYVIQVASFQDKKLADAFASDLKEKGYNAFVERAFVEWKGGNWYRVRVGFFDSFEQANEVAKKLKKDAKVERIWVSEATRSVTK, translated from the coding sequence ATGGGAAAAAATGAGTTTTTAAATTTGCTCTCTAAACGTGCGGGGATTTCATATGATGAGGCTAAGATGTTTTATGATAAATTTGTTCAAAGGTTCATTAAAGTATTGAAAACTACTCAAAGCCTTAAGATTTCCAGCTTTGGTGAGTTTAAAGGGAAAGTTAAGAAAAGCAGGAAAGTTATTGATCCTTCAACTGGATTTGAAAAAGTTATCCCATCAAAAACAGTCGTTAATTTTTCTCCAGCGAAAATCTTCGTTGAAAAGGTCAATATAAAATATAAAAATTTGAAACCAGTTGTTGTCAAAGCACGACCAGTTGTCGTTGAGGAGAGTGATTCAAATGAGTTCAACATCACTTTTTTTGAACTTGGCGGGAAACGAGAACCTGTTAAGTTAGATGCCATCCCAGTAGAATTTGAACCTGTTGCTAAAGAAGTTAAAGTACCCGAACAGCGAAATGGTGAAGATTATCTTGTTTTACCGGATAAACTTTCAGAGGTTGAGAAGTTTGAGGAGATTGAGATTGATGTTCCGGTTTTTGATTTTTTTGAAAAGAAGATGGAGAGCGAGAGTGGTTATGAGATCGCTAAGGAAGAAGTAAAAATTAACTTTGGGGAGGTAGCAATGCCTGAATTTAATTTGTCTGAAGAGCCGAGACAGCCGCAAGAAAAAAAGGATGCGAAGAAATTATTTGACGATACACAACAAAGGGAGATACCAACTATGGCATTTGAATATGAAGAAACAAATCAGAAGCGAACTGGTTTTTGGATCTTTATTTTGGTGGTGTTTTTAATTTTCCTTGGTGGAGTTGTTTTGTTATTGAATCAATATGGTTATATACATCTTTGGGGTGAAGGTAAAAAAGTAAGTAAAGTTGAATTTCCTCAGACGGGGGATGTCGTTGTAACTACACCTCCAGAGGTTAAAACAAAGTCGGAAGCAGAAACACCTTTAGTTGAAGGAGGGAAAAAAGAGCCGGTTATTGCACCGCCAAGGGTTGAAAAGCCAGCTGCTTCAAAGTTAGCTCCGAAAACAGCAAAAAGTTATGTTATTCAAGTTGCTTCGTTTCAGGATAAGAAATTGGCTGATGCGTTCGCAAGCGATTTAAAAGAGAAAGGTTATAATGCTTTTGTGGAAAGAGCTTTTGTTGAGTGGAAAGGTGGAAATTGGTATCGTGTTAGGGTTGGATTTTTTGATTCGTTTGAACAAGCAAATGAGGTGGCAAAGAAATTAAAAAAGGATGCGAAGGTTGAAAGAATTTGGGTAAGCGAGGCAACAAGGAGCGTAACAAAGTAA
- a CDS encoding Na+:solute symporter, giving the protein MVKFVFLDYLWLVLYLILMTGAGLLFYNLGKRSEADFFLAGRSLPWWLPAMSVYATHTATDTPMWISGVVYKHGLRGLWYTFFSAWCAIAAFVSARIFRRSVAYSQAEWQSLRYSGLGAELLRGWMAGWGAFLNMFILGWVGMAMGKLCNYLFGWENWIGLVLFSSITAIYVLSAGYWGVVMADFQQGIIALFIIIIASLWGIREAGGPDGIVQKLYELGESWRLNPFHFTGFFSGDFPVAWFITMMIIAVLGGFGMGTSIDWYAEAQRIQSSKTVRDASYSIWWGTALTLTRNAVWAVAIIAFFVMHPYLTDTKEYEMAWFRIAFEHLPAGMAGFLFAGVVAIHISTISTHLNLGSVYLTRDIYHHYVRPDASQKELVWAGRIATFILLIGSFIYGSMMEEITKWLIFALWIMGAGMWLPNILQVVWWRFNSWGYLSAWIANLGFSWLVVWILPAFGILPELPDYLQFWILMILTALVYIPVTLLTKPEDMEHLVKYYVMTKPIGWWKPVEIEAKKRGLI; this is encoded by the coding sequence ATGGTTAAATTTGTTTTTCTGGATTATCTTTGGCTTGTTCTTTATCTTATTTTGATGACTGGAGCGGGGCTTTTGTTTTATAATCTTGGAAAAAGATCGGAAGCGGATTTCTTTCTTGCTGGCAGATCTCTTCCATGGTGGCTTCCTGCTATGAGTGTTTATGCGACTCATACGGCAACGGACACACCAATGTGGATTAGCGGTGTTGTTTATAAACATGGTCTGCGCGGGTTATGGTATACTTTTTTCTCCGCATGGTGTGCAATTGCAGCTTTCGTTTCCGCAAGAATTTTTAGAAGATCGGTTGCCTATTCGCAAGCTGAATGGCAAAGTTTAAGATATTCTGGGCTTGGTGCTGAACTTTTGCGTGGATGGATGGCTGGATGGGGTGCATTTCTTAACATGTTTATACTTGGATGGGTTGGAATGGCTATGGGAAAACTATGTAATTATCTATTTGGGTGGGAAAACTGGATCGGGCTTGTTCTTTTTTCGTCTATAACTGCAATTTATGTTCTATCGGCTGGATATTGGGGTGTTGTAATGGCAGATTTTCAACAGGGGATAATTGCTCTTTTCATTATTATCATTGCTTCGTTATGGGGAATTCGTGAAGCTGGAGGTCCAGATGGAATTGTTCAAAAATTATATGAACTTGGTGAATCGTGGCGACTTAATCCATTTCATTTTACAGGCTTTTTCTCGGGTGATTTTCCAGTTGCCTGGTTTATAACAATGATGATTATTGCTGTCCTTGGTGGATTTGGAATGGGCACAAGCATTGATTGGTATGCCGAGGCACAAAGAATTCAATCTTCAAAAACTGTTCGTGACGCTTCATATAGTATTTGGTGGGGAACTGCTTTGACATTAACAAGAAATGCTGTTTGGGCAGTTGCTATAATTGCTTTTTTTGTTATGCATCCATATCTAACCGATACGAAAGAATATGAAATGGCATGGTTTAGGATTGCTTTTGAACATCTCCCGGCTGGAATGGCTGGATTTTTATTTGCAGGTGTGGTTGCGATTCATATCTCAACTATTTCAACGCATTTAAATCTCGGTTCGGTTTACCTTACTCGTGATATTTATCATCACTATGTTAGACCAGATGCAAGTCAAAAAGAACTCGTTTGGGCTGGGAGAATTGCTACTTTTATTCTTTTGATTGGTTCTTTCATCTATGGCTCAATGATGGAGGAGATAACGAAGTGGTTGATTTTTGCTTTGTGGATAATGGGCGCTGGAATGTGGCTTCCGAACATTTTACAAGTCGTATGGTGGAGATTTAACTCTTGGGGTTATCTTTCAGCTTGGATCGCAAATCTTGGGTTTTCTTGGCTTGTTGTGTGGATTTTGCCAGCGTTCGGTATATTGCCAGAATTACCAGATTACCTTCAATTCTGGATCCTTATGATTCTAACTGCACTTGTTTACATTCCTGTAACTCTCCTAACGAAACCAGAAGATATGGAACATCTTGTTAAGTATTATGTCATGACAAAGCCAATTGGCTGGTGGAAGCCAGTTGAGATAGAAGCGAAAAAGAGAGGATTGATATAA
- a CDS encoding inositol-3-phosphate synthase — MIKTKSGVEIKEPTGKLGVLLPGLGAVATTFIAGTFLVRKGLALPIGSLTQMGTIRLGKRTERRFPKIKEFVPLADLNDLVFGGWDIFEDSAYESALKAGVLRKEHLDLVKDELEQIKPMKAVFDRKYVKKLDGPNVKKAKDKFELAQMLREDIRNFKEKNNCDRLVMIWCGSTEIYMEPSEVHQTLEKFEEAMKKNDDAIAPSMIYAYAAIAEGVPYANGAPNLSVDIPALIQFAKEMKVPIAGKDFKTGQTLVKTVIAPMLKARMLGLTGWFSVNILGNRDGEVLDDPESFKTKEVSKLGVLEYILQPELYPDLYGNYYHKVRINFYPPRGDEKEAWDNIDIFGWLGYPMQIKINFLCRDSILAAPIVLDLALFLDLAQRSGMYGIQEWLSFYFKSPMHAPTIYPEHDLFIQLMKLKNRLRHLMGEELITHLGLEYYD; from the coding sequence ATGATAAAAACGAAATCGGGCGTAGAAATAAAAGAGCCGACTGGGAAACTTGGCGTGCTTTTGCCCGGACTTGGAGCGGTTGCGACGACATTTATTGCAGGCACATTTCTTGTCAGAAAAGGTTTAGCATTACCAATCGGCTCACTAACCCAAATGGGAACGATACGACTTGGGAAAAGAACTGAGAGAAGATTTCCAAAGATCAAAGAATTCGTCCCACTTGCTGATTTAAACGATCTTGTATTCGGAGGTTGGGATATATTTGAAGATAGCGCTTATGAATCTGCTTTAAAAGCCGGAGTTTTAAGAAAAGAACATCTTGATCTTGTAAAAGATGAACTTGAACAAATCAAGCCTATGAAAGCCGTCTTTGATAGAAAATATGTCAAGAAGCTTGATGGTCCTAATGTAAAAAAAGCAAAGGATAAGTTTGAACTTGCGCAAATGTTAAGAGAAGATATAAGAAACTTCAAAGAGAAAAACAACTGCGATCGTCTTGTAATGATATGGTGTGGAAGCACGGAAATTTACATGGAGCCAAGCGAAGTACACCAAACGCTTGAAAAATTTGAAGAAGCTATGAAGAAAAACGACGACGCAATAGCTCCAAGCATGATTTACGCTTATGCTGCAATTGCCGAAGGTGTCCCTTATGCAAATGGCGCTCCTAATTTATCAGTTGATATACCCGCTTTAATTCAATTCGCGAAGGAAATGAAAGTTCCTATCGCAGGTAAGGATTTCAAAACTGGACAAACGCTTGTCAAAACAGTCATTGCTCCAATGCTCAAGGCAAGAATGCTTGGACTTACAGGCTGGTTCTCCGTAAACATACTTGGAAACAGAGATGGCGAAGTCCTTGATGATCCAGAATCTTTCAAAACAAAAGAAGTAAGCAAACTCGGAGTCCTTGAATATATCTTACAACCCGAACTTTATCCAGATCTTTACGGAAACTATTATCACAAAGTAAGAATTAATTTCTATCCTCCACGCGGTGATGAGAAAGAAGCTTGGGATAACATTGATATATTTGGTTGGCTTGGCTATCCGATGCAAATAAAAATAAACTTCCTATGCCGTGATTCAATTCTTGCAGCTCCAATCGTCCTTGACCTCGCTCTCTTCCTTGATCTCGCACAGAGAAGCGGGATGTATGGGATCCAAGAGTGGCTTTCTTTCTACTTCAAGAGCCCAATGCACGCCCCGACAATTTATCCTGAACATGATTTATTTATACAATTAATGAAACTCAAAAATCGTTTGCGCCACCTGATGGGCGAAGAACTCATCACGCACCTTGGGCTTGAATATTACGATTAA
- a CDS encoding CDP-alcohol phosphatidyltransferase family protein, protein MSSNLIPKKVEKLYLNSIEKLLRFALHLNINPNFLTTVSFFVGILAGYFFAVGKFIIAGILTLLSGILDTLDGKIARMTNRVTKFGALYDSTLDRYTEVVIFFGIGVYLIKYSFYITSVAAVFAIGGSMMVSYIRARAEGLGFECDVGLMRRAERVVLLGFGSVFYFLHDYFIKFFDFAFEKFDLSFPAYPPMPLSIAIYIMAIFTNVTALQRLYYVWKKSKEIDLAEQQNELITQNKEVGK, encoded by the coding sequence GTGTCATCAAACCTAATTCCGAAAAAAGTTGAGAAACTCTATCTAAACTCCATAGAAAAACTCCTCAGATTTGCTCTACATCTAAACATAAATCCGAACTTCCTAACGACGGTTTCTTTCTTCGTTGGCATTCTCGCTGGTTATTTCTTCGCAGTTGGCAAGTTCATAATTGCTGGGATCTTAACACTTTTAAGTGGCATACTTGATACGCTTGATGGTAAAATCGCAAGAATGACCAACCGAGTGACGAAGTTCGGGGCTCTTTACGATTCAACTCTTGATAGATATACCGAGGTTGTCATTTTCTTTGGAATAGGTGTTTATTTGATAAAATATAGTTTTTATATAACTTCTGTTGCAGCTGTCTTTGCAATAGGTGGTTCAATGATGGTAAGTTATATAAGGGCAAGAGCGGAAGGACTTGGTTTTGAATGCGATGTTGGACTTATGAGAAGGGCAGAAAGAGTTGTCCTACTTGGATTTGGCTCCGTTTTTTATTTTCTACATGACTATTTCATAAAATTCTTTGATTTCGCATTTGAGAAATTTGATTTAAGCTTTCCTGCATATCCACCCATGCCACTTTCAATTGCAATTTACATAATGGCTATTTTTACAAATGTGACCGCATTGCAACGACTTTACTATGTTTGGAAAAAATCAAAAGAGATAGATTTAGCTGAACAGCAAAACGAACTTATCACACAAAACAAGGAGGTGGGAAAATGA
- the rsmI gene encoding 16S rRNA (cytidine(1402)-2'-O)-methyltransferase, with the protein MTGKLYVVSTPIGNLDDITFRAIEVLKSVDLIACEDTRRTTILLEKFGIKKKLLSYYSYNEKQRAEELISNLKSGKDIALVSDSGTPGISDPGYVIIKKAIEENIPVIPIPGPTAFVSALVASGLPMDEFVFVGFLPHKKGRKTKLQQLSQEERTLILYESPHRILRTLNEILEIFGDREVAVAKELTKIHEEIFRGKISEVLKKLTPDKIRGEFVIVISGKR; encoded by the coding sequence ATGACAGGCAAACTCTATGTAGTGTCAACACCGATCGGCAACCTTGACGATATAACTTTTCGCGCAATTGAGGTTTTAAAAAGTGTTGATTTAATTGCGTGTGAGGACACAAGAAGAACGACGATCCTTCTTGAAAAATTCGGGATCAAGAAAAAACTTTTGAGCTATTACAGTTACAACGAGAAACAAAGAGCTGAGGAATTAATTTCAAATCTTAAATCGGGCAAAGATATCGCCCTTGTTTCAGATTCCGGAACTCCAGGTATATCTGACCCTGGATATGTCATTATTAAAAAAGCGATTGAGGAAAACATACCTGTAATTCCAATACCTGGTCCGACTGCTTTTGTAAGCGCGCTCGTTGCGAGTGGTTTGCCTATGGATGAGTTTGTCTTCGTTGGATTCCTACCACACAAGAAAGGGCGTAAAACAAAACTTCAACAACTTTCACAAGAAGAAAGAACTTTAATTCTCTATGAATCGCCTCACCGAATTTTACGAACTCTTAACGAAATACTTGAAATTTTCGGCGACAGAGAAGTAGCGGTGGCGAAAGAATTAACGAAAATCCACGAGGAAATTTTCAGAGGTAAAATTTCTGAGGTTTTAAAAAAGTTAACACCTGACAAAATCAGAGGCGAGTTCGTGATAGTGATTTCAGGAAAAAGATAA